The following DNA comes from Erigeron canadensis isolate Cc75 chromosome 3, C_canadensis_v1, whole genome shotgun sequence.
GAGTGATCTCGTTTCATGAGACTCATTAGGTTTTCGACGGCAATCCGGAGCTCCGAATCAGAGTGACGGACAACAGATTTGATTGATTTAAGGACTCGCGGATCCAAGTCGGGTTTAGTTGAGTTTGTTGCCTTCTCTATTAAGcctaccaccaccgccaccgttTCTGTCTTGCCGTTTGCCTCCCATTCCATTTGCcggttgttttattttattttgactttttatttatcaatatttCTGGGTTCGTGTGGTACAAAAGAGATGTGATCGAATATATGTAATTTCCCGGTCAAAGTGATAGGCAAAGACGGCGAATGGCCCATTTATTAttggaaaaaatataaaatgttgttAAAGCTCCTCTCACAACCACCTCTCCCTAAATTTcccatataataaataaataatcatctcCCCGGGAAGGGTCAACTAAATGCTGTTAACAGCATATTAACTAAcccttttattattttgtttaagaaaaatgataatttttataaaaaatttttttaactaaagtcctctaaaatttataatatgcaacaaattaataaaatttgataaaaaaacCTCATTTTAGGTATACATTCCTGGTTaacttgattttcattttgggTAATACCTTGAAGGTTAAATATCTTATTAGTGAGTCACTAACCACCTTAATCtctaaataaataagacaatatAATGTAATTTGTGTAATACATAACTTAATAAATGGTcgttaaaacatttttatagtTAAATTATCTGTTTGTATTCGgattcttttataaaaactttaatgATAATAGTGACAAACGATCCATTAGACATCTCCATCTACTCCCATGATTAACCATAATGAATATGGATGTTTACCAAATACATTTTTCTCCCTAACCTAAAGtcatttttcgtcccttaaAATGTACGCTCCCTTAAGACCAACTCAAACCCCCCAACGCACTGCCTCTCCCGATTTTACCAttggttttgaaataaaaaaaattcaaatatctATTTTCAGCCTGTCTATGGGTCAATATTAATCTATAGTAAAAGATTTGTTTAAAAGACAATTATTTTCGTGTATtcaatttattatgttttatcaATAACATTATACCTATAAAAATTACACAGCTTGTGTTGAATGATATGCACTTTATATATCAAGAGAACGTCCACATCTTAAATTCttacataatatatttagacaaactttttaattatctatataattattaaaacagtaggaatccgaaCAATTATAGAGTATCTAAAAACtcaaatgtattttatgaaattgccacgtaggatttttttaatgtggcattTCCTAATTTTTTTCtcacaatatttatcttattatttaataaaaatcacaTTAGTCTCCTAATatatcttattatttatatttatatctatatctaccaatatatatatataacaatgtcctaaattcttttatggagaaGCAAGGGCCGTTAGATAAGTTCGAACTTTGAGTTACAACCTTTAGATCAAGATAATTAaatcattaccaaatttattattaagtaacacaacattagtccctctactttattaaataaaatttagatatgtttattaaaaaatagGTGGGGTTCGTGGAGTCGCACTTCAAATCTAAGTTCGAAAGGTCACATGTATAAATATCCAAATCTTACGTCCAtgtaaacttatttttatttttttatatatagataaactaattattaaccaaactaattattataatatttttatttatatataaaataattattatatatatatataatacaattcATTTTTCCTAActaattattaaccaattaaattatTTGTTTGAAATGTTATTAATATTTCAAACAAAAGTCCGTCACgatttttacataatttcatagttttatataataagCATAAGTTTAAGACCATATATCTGGTGCATTACACAGACACAATCCGACTTagtttataaacacgatttatgattaaaaaaaaataaatgagtgatataaaaaagataaaacgtATTAAACCAAACTGGAAAAAGATGATCCAATGATTAAAATTGTATATAGTTTTAGTAGCCCCATATAAAGAAAAAcctaaaatttgattttatgatcATAACATAATGTTAGTATAAATattatactagctaattaacccggatTCAACCCGGACCGCTTAATTAAAAggttaaaaccaaaaagtatatagaaatatgtatgtaatttgttgtcgatacattataatttgatattgagATAACAAAATACTTGTAAAGATGAGCATCAATATATAAAAGCCGATTAAGgggatgaaaaaaaataaaagaactaCGATAAATCAATGGTAAAAAtggatttaaaaataaagagttaaGATAAAGTtgatcattttttatattaattaaaaaaaattaaggttagacaaataatatgaaaaaaagatGAAATAGAGCctgataaaaaatatatttaaaaaaaaaaaatgattatgacatcatatatgtTTGAAAAATAGTTTAGAAAAAAACGTTTGCATGCACCATAGGAAAAAACttctagaaataattttgttttgtttatataagaGAAGAGATGTATAAGACCATCTATCTAAATTCTTTTATGCATAAACAAGTTCAAACTTCTATATACAacccttaaattaaaataatagtatcattaccaaatttattattgaaTAAATACAACATTAGTCATTGTAGTTtacataattaaattttgtatatttaacttaatattttatttttttcttttgccgTCGACTTCATCAAAGAAAAaccaaagtttttaaaatttttttaccttagcccaaatactaaaaaaaagaaagttgtatatttaacttaataaattgttttattttttttcccgtCGACTTCAGTAAAAccaaagtttttgaaattttttttttttcccttagcCCGAtactaaaaacaaaagttttgttCATTTTTCATACGAGTAATACTTGGAgctttaaaaattaatttatagtaaaaatttatttatagtttttaagGCTTTAGTTAATGTAcatgtttttatcaaatacATGCGAGCTTAATGACATTTAATATTGTACCATTCAAAATTCTAAAAATTATATTGATGAAAAATTGCTtttaaaattcttataaaaagctaactataaacacaaataatagactttttaaaactaaaaacttaagaaagaaattttaaaattgaattCATAAATAGAGGTGAAAAAATACCTATAATTCTAAATGGAAAATTGATAtacattttatactttttttaaataatgatatttatCTATTAAAAAGGATAGTATATATAAGCTCGCTTGAGCGGTaatcaaacaaatattaatcgTAAGTGTATTGCTTAAATATTGCTATGatgttttgatattttagataagattatttttattgatttttttaaattttttttatgtgtgtatCTATAAAAGAAGTCAAATCTATATCCGGTTCTTAGTATTCCGCTAAACAAATTTGGTTAATTTCAAACTATCACTTGAtacattaattttaaattttacttattgttttatatattcataaatcatgaaatgttatgttttattctatatatagagatatatctcaactttgattgtaaatgcaATAGTGTTTAATGAAACTTTGTTTATTTGTATATTAACTCATTTTAGCAAGATATTTATTTACAACTTTTGcatcatattattaattagtccatttcaaaatcttttatcaatgTTTGTCAATTTACGatattataaaatgataatatgtcattatttaaatatgatcTCTCGCGTATTAtatacgcgggacaataatctaatatactaataaaataataaataaaaagtattatacaatatcaaaataacaaTACCCAATCGGCAATTCTAATGTGCATATCTCCCATTAAAATAACAATCTACGAAAtatctaaaaaacaaataaaatatcaaaataataataccaaatatgtagcTAACAATTATAAATTCAAGTGTGGCAAACAATactaaacaaacataaatcactttactttgaattttgtgggttttgaagaaaataaacaaaagaaaaacttttcaatatttttatattatcaataGGTAGTATAAACTCCATTCAAAAGTAATTTCTATTTACCTTAAAATAGTTATGATATTCAATGTTTATGTGattaataatattgtttaatgtttatgattatttattttttctattgtttGGAAGTTAATTATTAGGATTCTTAGATAACTAACTTTGCATTCACGTAGAATTTTGGTAATGATTTGAACACAAGCTTTTTGACAATTGgagtttaaattttctatataatccacaatattctttatctaatttttttataggttgtgATTACAATTATTCAAAATCGAATATGATGTTTAAAGCAAATACCCAGCCACAAGATACTGTCAACCTTGCTTAATCTAATCTTCACTATCCAGGTAAGAAAGCAACACCATTAGATTTTTGAACTAATCTTCATTATCCAGGTAGGAAAGCAACACCATTAGATTTCTATATATGTTCAATTAATTCTTTTGGTATTTAAtattaatcattatatatataaatttaaaaaattaatttaatatccGCACATCGTACAGGTATAATACTcggtataatatattttaacagGATACTGTTAAACGAGATATTCAAACCGTTTGTATTGTGCGGTTATAACTACTAATAGCAAATTTTTCTTACACATATATGAATATGATAGTAATAAATCTAGTATATACATTAACGTAAACTATATTTTTGTATCTTATgctcatttatttaatttagaaTTGAAAATGAGATAAAAACCGAAAATAACGATCGAGCCTTTCTTGCAAAGAATCAATAACTTATTGTAAATTATAAtgcataataataatcatttaaatatatatatatatatatatatatatattaaaaaggaaAGTACGGATTTGCGTCTAAAGAATAGTGAActtcttattctttttattttcatcataatatttttgactttttacacttttaacactaaacttttataacttttttttttcttttattttgacaaCAAATATTCTATTCTTTTTAGTTTCACTatagtattttaattaattacatttttagcactaaacttttatgttattttattttcaccacaaactttttatttcttttgtttttaccaCAATACTTTAGCTCTTTTCACTTTTAGGgctaaaatttatactttttaattttctttctttttattttatcacaACACTTTAactgtttacacttttagcatttcttttttatacatttttattttcaccacaaactttctttcctttttattttcaccacaatactttaactctttacacttttagcaccaaacttttatagtttttgattttgttttattttaccacaaactttttatttttttttatttttatcacaaTACTTTAACTCTTTTCActttggttttcttttatttcaccacaacatttcaGCCTCTTACACTTTTAATACTAAAcctttatacattttaatttccttTTATTTTCACAACATTATTTTagcctcttacacttttaggttttaacactaaactattaTGCGAACTACTTTCCCCTTCACACATAAAGACTGTTCGTTTTTTAACAGTCGTGTGCAAAGAATAATaacctttttattcttttatttttactaaaatattttaaccccttacacttttagcactaaacttttatactttttgatttttctttattttcaccacaacattttagcctctaacccttttagcactaaacttttatacgAACTACTTtaactttcacacaaaacttttattgtTCATTTTTTAAGTGACAAATgtcaatttttgttttattcttaatcatttaaatgatacatgttttcttcaaaaacttTGTGGTATGTTAACCTCGATCTATGAACGACATctatttgtaatgcattattTCATCATTATCGAAATGTCGTAACTAATATACTTATTTCTATacattttgttatttctatcaaaattttattttaatagattTGAATAATTTAGTCTATTAAATCGTAACAAATATAATGTCTCCCGTGGCAACGCCCGAGTAATATATCTCGTTCtatataaaaacgaaaaataagATTAAAGATATCACATCTCAATGATTTAACTAGATTAGAGAAGTACCCGTAGAATGTTATGACGGTGATGATGGGTGCGACTAAGAGGGTAAATGGAAGCTGAAAAGCATGAATCCATTCATGCAACAACCTCGGGCTAGAAATAGGATAATAGACGATGAGCCAAAAAAATTTAGTGTATCAAGACATATATTGTAGTtattactaaaataaaattaattgttaCTAAacatgataattaattatgctTATTTTCTCGTTGAACGTTTGTAACTAAAACGGATTCTGTTAAAACTTTAGAGcatttaactatttatatcgTTATTTCAAAATATGAagctaaataaaatataaaattcgagaaagtttatattaaaattaggtCATGTTTCCCCAccctatatttttatttcaaacatggtaaaaattatgaatgaaatcaaaaacAATATTTAGATTGCCTTTAAGACGCAAAATTTTCTCTAATATTTTCGGCCAATCTCATTTTTCAATAAAGAAAATGGGTTTTTATCTCtaaaacttttttgtaaaacGTATTTGTTTCAAgtttaaaaaacataataagttttttcaactttaagttgaaaaatattttctaaaaaaagtttTCTAGGGACagttataagttaaaaaaacgaaattttcatattgaaaaatattttataaaaaaagttttctaGGGGACAGTTATAAGTTGAAAAAACGaaattttcatacattttctagtttttttaaTGGTTAGATATACCcatatatctattttttattttttttttaaatatggttTTGGATAATAACTGCAATAACTGTTTTATATATGGTAGTAAATATTAACCGTTTTGTCATTGTCCATAATTTATGCGAAAATAAAGTCAATAATAAACTTCATGATTTTCTTATCTTATTTTTGCATTGAACTAATCATATACTCGTAAATGATttgaacggttacatattccaTCTTGATTCGCCATACAAAGTTACCATACGTACATTTTAAAATCTAGCAGCAGAACAATTCGATCTCATAAATAAACATCTCGAATTAAACAAGATTTCTACCCAAAAATAAGCAGTCTTACCAAAGCTTTATAGCATTAATTACGGATATGATTTCTTGACGATTAAatataacaaaactaaattaGAAACAATAcgattttttttggaaaacaaatcTACAAACTTATTAAGCATGATCAAAAGTAACACCTTTGTAATATTTgttcaaaataacaaaatccatGCAATGTAACGAAAGATTGCATAGAaataatttccttttttttttctcctttgtAACACCATTACTATATAATGATGTCTAACCATCTTCTTCAATTCACGTATACTCACACACAAACATCTTTGCAATTCATCACAAACTTAATTTGTTTCTTTTGCTTTCGAAAACGATGACAATGATGAATAGCTACCGAAAAAAGCATACAATATTGATGTTCCCATGGTTAGGCCATGGTCATGTTTCACCTTTTCTTGAACTAGCCAAAAAACTCAACAACACAAACATGTTTAACATCTACCTTTGTTCGACTCCTGCTAACCTTGAATCGGTCAAGAAAATGTCGAAAACAGATTGTTTGTCATCCATTAAGCTCATAGACTTCAATCTTCCAACATTAACAGATCTCCCTCCACAACTTCATACCACTAATGGCCTCCCTCTTCATCTTATGCCTACTCTTAAGCAAGCTTTTGATATGGCAGCCCCTAAGTTGTCCAAAATCATGGAGTTTCTTAAACCCGATTTGCTTATTTATGACATGATTCAATATTGGGCTCCAATGGCTGCTACTGCCCTTGGAATCCCTTCTGTTGTGTTCATTACCACCAGTGCCACTATGGCTTCCACAATGTTTCATCTTTACTTGAACCATTCCAAAGGCATTGCCTTTCCTTTCTCAAAAATTTTCTTTCGTACCTATGAGTATGGGAATGTCACTGACATTCTTGAGAGCTTGGCGAATGGCATAAAAGATAAAGATCGTGTCATGCAATGTGTGTGTAATTCTTCAAGTATTGTGCTTGTTAAATCTTTTAGGGAGATTGAAGGTAAGTATGCTGATTACCTTTCTAAACAGACCGATAAAAAAGTTGTACCTGTTGGTCCACTTGTTGCGGAACCAATTCATGTAGACATGGAACAAAACAATGTGATCCAATGGCTCGATAAAAAAGCCTTTGGATCtactatttttgtttcttttgggAGCGAGTATTTTCTTTCAAGTGCtgatttggaagaaatagcatatGGTTTGGAGATGAGTAATGTGAACTTTATTTGGGTGTTAAGGTTTCCAAAAGGGGAGAAAAAAGTTGAGCTAAAAGAAGCTTTGCCATTAGGATTTCTTGAGAGGGTTAAAGATAGGGGTTTATTGGTTGAAGGGTGGGCTCCACAAACCAAAATACTAGGACACAAAAACATAGGTGGATTTGTTAGTCATTGTGGTTGGAGTTCAGTGATGGAAGCTATGAAATTTGGTGTTCCGATTATTGCAATGCCAATGCATCTTGACCAACCGGTCAATGCTCGATTAGTGGTTGAAGTCGGGTTTGGGGTGGAGGTGTTAAGGGATGGAAGTGGGCGTCTTAGGCGCGAGAAGATGGCATCAGTTGTGCAACAAGTGGTCCTGAAGGAGTCTGGGAAAGTTGTGAGGGAAAAAGCTAAGAAAATGAGTGTTGATTTGCAAGAAAAGGGGGATGAGGAGATCGATATGGTCTCTGAGGAGCTGCTCCAACTATGCAAAGTTGGTCGCAAGCgtcgtggtggtggtgtgagGAGCGGACTTCAGAAGACGAAAAGTGATGCTGTTGCTATGATTGAAATGCTTTGTGCATTCAAGGGTGAagcttgatttgatcatctccgtttttttgtttgtttttttaagttgtAACGTACTATAATACCGAAGAGTGGTAAAATGGTCTAGGGTTCGTATCAAGTGCAACAACTTGGAAACTCTATAGACTCAACCCTTCAGAGTATTTGGTTGTCTTTCGAAAATAgttttaatatgatttttatatggCCAGTTTCTAGTTGATGCAAATTTTGTTCCACCAGGGTCTATATTCAACCAGTCAATCCATTATGGTCTATATCCAATCCATCATCATCCCTAACGAAATCTTTCCAATAAtgataaaatgtttttatattcGTATAGTAAAAATGAAGTTGAAACACTTTGCAATGATCAATATTGCAAAAcagcaaaaggaaaaaaaaaccaacttGATTATTTGGCGGGACGACATAGGTAATTCAACAACCAAAAACAGATACGGATTCAACTGTTCAAGTCTCACTTGAGGAGACAGTTGACACAATTGTTGTAGATGTTAGGTGATTGTACATTTGTATTGTATAATTATCAATCTTTGTCTTTGAAACAAACATTTGGTGCAGTAATAGATTGAGTTCATAAATCCATAACAATTGCAAATTCCGAGATGAGTCCACAAGTGAGACGGCCAAAAACGCCCACAAAAAAGAGTAAAGTTGAAGCCAATTGTATCATGTAATTCTACTATCTCCCAGCTGCACATCATTCAGATCAGAGGAATTTATCAGCCAAATAAAAGTATGTAAAATGTACAGAAGGTTAACAAATGGTTGTTCATCAGATCACAACTACCATTTTGTAACTAAAACATGAAATAGGACATTTTGTACCCAAGAAAACAAATCAATGTCTAGGCGTACTATGAATTTGCAATGTAAAAGGATAGACAAACGATATACTAGATCACTAGTCCATAAAAATAAGGGGAAAACTAGCTGAAGTACTTTCTGCAAGCAACGCATCTCCAGGTATCCTTTCTTTTCGCCTACGGAATTATACTCTCTCTACTCTGTTAATGTAAAAAACAATTTCACTTATATGCTCAAACTTGTCATTTTAGTAATCCACAAAACTGATCAATATTCAAACAAAGACACCAAGATTGAATATAATAATAGCAGAAAGCATAATGACATTTTAACAGTTCGAAATATGACCCTTTGACCAAACATTGATTTTTACTCCATGGCCATTTATGTGATGATGACCATACAAAGTTATTGAAGCCCATTCCATTCCATTAGTAAAGATCGCTTAAATTACCAAGAAATAATTATTCTTTCGTACAATCAATGACCGTTCATGGTTCCGCTTATTCCCAGCTTAACTAACAGCTAGATGAACACATGACCACCTTAGACccattttaatgttttatacaACACCTTTAGATCCTAGTAAATTCAAGAAGTAGCGCCTTGTTATAGCTACCAAGCACTCTCTAATTTCAAGAACTACATTTTCCTTCAAGAAGCAACCATTTTATGCATTCATTCACGGTTACATTCAAATTTAGTCTAAAACATGGAGATCAATGGCTCAATATGAGATACTGTATGCATTTACAGAAGAAAAGTATTTAACACTCACCTCTTTGAACTTCAATTATCATATATTCAAGCAATCATCATTTCTCCCTGGACCAGGTCCCACTCTTTCCACCAGTTTTGTGATCCAACCGCACATCAGTAATCTGAATATCCTTCGATGCAGCCTTACACATATCATATACAGTCAGGCCAGCAAGACTGACTGCCGTCATAGCTTCCATCTCAACCCCAGTTTTCCCTGTTGAAGCAGCCTCCCCTTCTATCTCA
Coding sequences within:
- the LOC122592172 gene encoding UDP-glucosyltransferase 29-like, whose amino-acid sequence is MNSYRKKHTILMFPWLGHGHVSPFLELAKKLNNTNMFNIYLCSTPANLESVKKMSKTDCLSSIKLIDFNLPTLTDLPPQLHTTNGLPLHLMPTLKQAFDMAAPKLSKIMEFLKPDLLIYDMIQYWAPMAATALGIPSVVFITTSATMASTMFHLYLNHSKGIAFPFSKIFFRTYEYGNVTDILESLANGIKDKDRVMQCVCNSSSIVLVKSFREIEGKYADYLSKQTDKKVVPVGPLVAEPIHVDMEQNNVIQWLDKKAFGSTIFVSFGSEYFLSSADLEEIAYGLEMSNVNFIWVLRFPKGEKKVELKEALPLGFLERVKDRGLLVEGWAPQTKILGHKNIGGFVSHCGWSSVMEAMKFGVPIIAMPMHLDQPVNARLVVEVGFGVEVLRDGSGRLRREKMASVVQQVVLKESGKVVREKAKKMSVDLQEKGDEEIDMVSEELLQLCKVGRKRRGGGVRSGLQKTKSDAVAMIEMLCAFKGEA